In Dethiosulfovibrio peptidovorans, the genomic stretch CGGACACGATTCTGGTGATCCTGGCGAAGGCTCTGGGAGCTCCCGGCGGGCTCGTCTTGGGGCTAGCTCCTCAGTTCACCGACGCGCCAGTCCACTTTCAGCTTTCCGGCTGCGAATTCCGCCCGATCTTCCTCCACGCTCCATCCTATGCTATCGAGATTAAGGACATCCTAGCAGGCCTGGATCGTGATGTCTCTCTCGTATACCTGGACAGGCCGCACAACCCAACGGGACAGCTTATGCCCCTGAATGAGCTGGACCAAGTCATTCAGGCTGCCGAGGAGATGGGCGCTCTGGTTATCGTGGACGAGGCCTACGGCGACTTCGTACCGGAGGATCAATCGTGCCTTCATCTGAACCGATCCAACTTGGTATGTCTTCGAACCTTCTCCAAAGGGTGGGGCATGGCGGGAATCCGAGGAGGCTACGCCGTTTTTCGTTCACCCCTGGCCCGAGAGCTCTATCTCCGGGTCAGTCCTCCTTTCACGGTAGACGCTTTGGCTTTCGCTGCCATCCCCATGGCCCTAAAGGACGCCCCTCGATTTCTTCCTCCCATGCGCCGTGAGGTAGCGTCCATCAAAAGCCGTGTGAGCAGAATCATCGCTGAGACATCGGGGTATTCTATCGCCCATACCCACCCATCAGTGGCTATTATGATGGTAACGGCTTTGGACAAAACCGTGAACCTCTACGATCGACTTATGGATCACGGGATCAAGACGGCCCCCGGATCAGGTTTTCTGGGGATTGGAGATAACTCGGTCCGACTCCGAATTCCCCCGGAGTCGGACCTGGATGACTTCACCCGCTGCTGGACCAGCATGGTGAAATCCTAGCTTATTGCCGAGACACGACTCTCTCTGGAACCTCACAAAGAAAGGGTTCAGTCCAAAAAGGACCGAGCAGCCTGATATCCCTCCTCGATGGCCTCCTCGGCCCGAAAGAACTCCATGAATCGAACGTGCCCCAGTCTGGGGGTAATGAGCAGATCGGGAACGTCGGTTTTCAGACGACTCTCGGTGATAGAGCTCTCCATGATGTTTACTGACGTGACGATAACGTCCACGATATTCGGCGGTTTGGGAGCCCCGTTTCCCTTCTCCCCCACAAGACCCCGGATTTCTTCCAGGATCCGACTTCCCAGAGACGACGGATCTTTCCCCGCAATTGCAGGCCGTTTTCCTCCCCGTCGCCCTTCCTGTTTGCTCTCCACCACGTAGTGGTTCAGGTCCACCCCCACCACAAAGTCGCTCCCCAGTCCTCGAGCGACGTTCACTGGCACGGGGTTGACCAGCCCCCCATCCACCAGCGGAGCCTCGCCCATCATCAGAGGTGTGAAGACCCCTGGCACGGCGATACTGGCACGAACAGCATCGATGACAACCCCCTCGGCCAGGATCACCTCCGATCCATCTCGAAGATCTGTCGCCACCACTGCAAACGGCAAAGGAAGATCCTGAAAGCTCCGGTCACCAAGTATATCCCGAAGAAGCTTGGTGACCTTCTGACCGTCCACCAGCCCCGAGTAGGGAAAAACAACGTCAAAATAGGATAAAAGATTGAAGGGATCCAGCTCTAACAGCAAAGTCTCCAGGTGATCAAGCCCTCCCGAGGCATGGACAGCACCGACAATCGCGCCGATACTGGTTCCCGCGATGGCCGCCACCGGGATATTCTTCTCCTGAAAGGCCCGAAGGATCCCGATATGGGCGCACCCCCGAGCTGCTCCTCCGCCCAGGGCCAGTCCAATGGACCGGCCTTGATCCAGGGCCTCACGCAGTCCTGCGTCCAAGGGATGCTCCTCGCTCCCGAACGATGGCCAGGAGATCGGTCAGAAGAGCCTGTCCTGTCTCC encodes the following:
- a CDS encoding patatin, coding for MDAGLREALDQGRSIGLALGGGAARGCAHIGILRAFQEKNIPVAAIAGTSIGAIVGAVHASGGLDHLETLLLELDPFNLLSYFDVVFPYSGLVDGQKVTKLLRDILGDRSFQDLPLPFAVVATDLRDGSEVILAEGVVIDAVRASIAVPGVFTPLMMGEAPLVDGGLVNPVPVNVARGLGSDFVVGVDLNHYVVESKQEGRRGGKRPAIAGKDPSSLGSRILEEIRGLVGEKGNGAPKPPNIVDVIVTSVNIMESSITESRLKTDVPDLLITPRLGHVRFMEFFRAEEAIEEGYQAARSFLD